Proteins found in one Subtercola endophyticus genomic segment:
- a CDS encoding O-acetylhomoserine aminocarboxypropyltransferase/cysteine synthase family protein: MADREYGFRTRAIHAGNIPDPVTGARALPIYQTSAFVFDDTSDAAARFALQKYGNIYSRLANPTVASFEERVASLEGGLGGVATASGLAAQYITFASLVGAGDHIVSSANLYGGSITQLDVTLRRFGVDTTFVKSSDPADYAAAITGKTKLIFAETVANPSGEIADIEGLAEVAHAHGLPLIIDSTIATPYLNRPIEWGADVVIHSATKFLGGHGTTLGGVVVESGLFDWHSEKFPLFGQPVPSYGGLQWSGNFGEYAFLTRLRAEQLRDIGPTLAPHSAFLLAQGVETLPFRMQAHVDNARIVAEWLDADPRIEFVNWAGLPGHPHYERGLKYLPKGPGSVFSFGVKGGRDAGRTFIESVDLASHLANIGDAKTLVIHPASTTHAQLTEQQLLDAGVLPGVVRISVGIEDPDDIVYDLDQALTKATEGK, encoded by the coding sequence ATGGCAGATCGCGAATACGGCTTCAGAACTCGGGCAATCCACGCTGGCAACATTCCTGACCCCGTGACGGGAGCGAGGGCGCTGCCCATCTATCAGACCTCTGCCTTCGTCTTCGACGACACGTCTGACGCCGCGGCACGTTTCGCCCTGCAGAAGTACGGCAACATCTACAGCAGGCTCGCGAATCCGACCGTCGCCTCATTCGAGGAGCGGGTCGCCAGCCTGGAGGGCGGCCTCGGTGGCGTTGCAACGGCATCCGGCCTCGCCGCGCAGTACATCACGTTCGCGTCGCTCGTCGGCGCCGGCGATCACATCGTCTCGTCGGCGAATCTCTACGGCGGTTCGATCACCCAACTCGACGTGACGCTGCGCCGATTCGGCGTCGACACCACGTTCGTGAAGAGCTCGGATCCGGCCGACTACGCCGCCGCGATCACCGGCAAGACCAAGCTGATCTTCGCCGAGACGGTGGCGAATCCGTCGGGAGAGATCGCCGACATCGAGGGCCTCGCCGAGGTGGCGCACGCCCACGGCCTGCCGCTGATCATCGACTCGACCATCGCGACGCCGTACCTCAACCGGCCCATCGAGTGGGGCGCCGACGTCGTCATCCACTCAGCCACCAAGTTTCTCGGCGGCCACGGCACCACACTCGGCGGCGTGGTCGTCGAGAGCGGCCTGTTCGACTGGCACAGCGAGAAGTTTCCGCTGTTCGGCCAGCCCGTTCCGAGCTATGGCGGGCTGCAGTGGTCGGGCAACTTCGGCGAGTACGCGTTTCTCACCCGGTTGCGCGCCGAGCAGTTGCGCGACATCGGCCCGACGCTCGCGCCGCACTCGGCGTTCTTGCTCGCACAGGGCGTCGAGACGCTGCCCTTCCGCATGCAGGCACACGTCGACAACGCGCGCATCGTGGCCGAGTGGCTCGATGCCGATCCACGCATCGAGTTCGTGAACTGGGCCGGCCTGCCCGGGCATCCGCACTACGAGCGCGGCCTCAAGTATCTGCCGAAGGGACCGGGTTCGGTGTTCAGCTTCGGTGTGAAGGGCGGTCGGGATGCCGGGCGAACCTTCATCGAATCGGTCGACCTGGCGAGTCATCTGGCCAACATCGGCGATGCGAAGACCTTGGTCATCCACCCGGCGTCGACCACGCACGCCCAGCTCACCGAGCAGCAGTTGCTCGATGCGGGCGTTCTTCCGGGTGTCGTTCGCATCTCGGTGGGAATAGAAGACCCCGACGACATCGTTTACGACCTTGACCAGGCTTTGACCAAAGCAACGGAGGGCAAGTAG
- a CDS encoding long-chain-fatty-acid--CoA ligase produces MSTGFATVSVASILVEAAKRTPDNVALVVGPTETTYAELWQQTRQYAGALRDRGVQPGTPVAMLIPNVADFPRVYYAILALGGVVVPIHALLKGKEIEYVLRDSGAELLVCAAPLLAEGAKGAALAGVPVLSVLLPEADPELPPRLEDEARASVPIETYVQRGPFDTATILYTSGTTGTPKGAEGSHFALVEQVNVSLMTTFDMKAGDRVLGALPLFHTFGQTCTMNTVFRAGATIVMVPKFTGDAALQVMNEQACTIFMGVPTMYFALLDAATRTDARPPLRYGISGGAALPVAVIDRFREVYGTEIHEGYGLTETSPVATFNMVGVPPRPGTIGTPIWGVDVEIADAEIADRISMMPIGELGEVVIRGHNLMNGYHNRPEDTAKAVVDGWFRTGDLGRKDEDGYLTIVDRTKDMILRNGYNVYPREVEEVLAGHPAVSMVAVYGVPHETHGQEIVASVVLASGTSATPEELGDFVREDVAAYKYPRHIEIVEALPLGPSGKVLKRELVATWVAREEASASV; encoded by the coding sequence ATGAGTACAGGTTTTGCCACTGTTTCCGTAGCTTCGATCCTCGTCGAGGCGGCCAAGAGAACACCCGACAACGTGGCCCTGGTGGTCGGCCCCACCGAGACGACCTACGCCGAACTCTGGCAGCAGACGAGGCAATACGCCGGTGCGCTGCGTGACCGCGGTGTGCAGCCCGGAACACCTGTCGCGATGCTGATTCCGAACGTCGCCGATTTTCCGCGGGTGTATTACGCGATTCTTGCGCTCGGCGGTGTCGTGGTGCCGATCCATGCCCTGTTGAAGGGCAAAGAGATCGAATACGTGCTGCGCGACAGCGGGGCCGAGCTGCTGGTCTGTGCGGCGCCGCTGCTCGCCGAAGGAGCCAAGGGTGCCGCGCTCGCGGGTGTGCCCGTGCTCAGTGTGCTGCTGCCCGAGGCCGACCCCGAGTTGCCGCCCCGTCTCGAAGACGAGGCCCGAGCATCCGTGCCCATCGAGACGTACGTGCAGCGTGGGCCGTTCGACACGGCGACCATTCTCTACACCAGTGGCACAACCGGAACCCCGAAGGGCGCAGAAGGCTCGCACTTCGCCCTGGTCGAGCAGGTGAATGTCTCGCTGATGACGACGTTCGACATGAAAGCGGGCGACCGGGTGCTCGGAGCCCTGCCGCTCTTTCACACCTTCGGCCAGACCTGCACCATGAACACCGTCTTCCGCGCCGGCGCCACCATCGTGATGGTGCCGAAGTTCACGGGCGACGCGGCCCTGCAGGTGATGAACGAGCAGGCCTGCACCATCTTCATGGGCGTTCCGACCATGTACTTCGCGCTGCTCGACGCGGCGACACGAACGGATGCCCGGCCCCCGTTGCGCTACGGAATCTCCGGTGGCGCCGCCCTGCCCGTCGCAGTGATCGACAGGTTCCGCGAGGTCTACGGCACCGAGATCCACGAGGGGTACGGACTCACCGAGACCTCTCCTGTCGCCACGTTCAACATGGTCGGTGTGCCGCCACGCCCCGGAACCATCGGAACTCCGATCTGGGGAGTCGACGTCGAGATCGCCGACGCCGAGATCGCCGACCGCATCTCGATGATGCCCATCGGGGAGCTCGGTGAGGTCGTCATCCGCGGGCACAACCTGATGAACGGGTACCACAACCGCCCGGAAGACACCGCCAAGGCCGTCGTCGACGGGTGGTTCCGAACGGGCGACCTGGGGCGCAAAGACGAAGACGGCTACCTCACCATCGTCGACCGCACGAAAGACATGATTCTGCGCAACGGCTACAACGTGTATCCGCGTGAGGTCGAAGAGGTGCTGGCCGGGCATCCGGCCGTCTCGATGGTGGCGGTCTACGGGGTGCCGCACGAGACGCACGGGCAAGAGATCGTGGCGTCGGTCGTGCTGGCGAGCGGGACATCGGCCACACCCGAGGAGCTCGGCGACTTCGTGCGCGAAGACGTGGCGGCGTACAAGTACCCCCGGCACATCGAGATCGTGGAGGCCCTGCCGCTCGGCCCCTCGGGCAAGGTCTTGAAGCGTGAACTCGTGGCGACGTGGGTCGCGCGCGAGGAGGCATCGGCCTCGGTCTGA